GAGTGAGACCTCGATTCTTATTCAGAAACACAACAAAACTCAGTCTACGCTGTCTCAATTTTTAGAGCCCACTCTCTCGGTTCTCGACAACCATGGACGTTGATCCTCGTCACTACGACCTCGTTGTGAGTCTCTCTAATCGCATTTACTTATCATTATGttagaccattttttttttttttttttggtattaatcATCGAAACCCTAAATTTAATTTGTCTCTTTGTCGTTATCATACCATCGATTTGATACCTACGAGGATATTCTACATGTGCCAAGTTCTGTTCACTCTtttcagtcttttttttttttttttttttttttttaattttttaaaatttaatttttgtgtgaAACATTATCTAGAGATGTAAAATGTGTTAATTGTGTTCCACATTGTAATTGAATTGATAAAGGACGAAAGTTTGTTTGGTATGGAGTTTTTAACTCTGTAGCGATTGGCATTAGATGATGATGTTTTGTAATGATTTCGACCAAATTAATGTCTTATGGGAATGATCAATTTTATGAAGTTTGCACAGGTTTAAGTTTTTTTCTAAAGCTTAGTGAAACCCTGTAATCAATGTGTCTATAGACTCTATTCAAGCATCCACAGTGTAGGTGTTTGCGATATTGGATGATTGTTACTTTTGCCTTaagttttagtttattttggGGGATTGATGTTCATCTGGAAGGGCATTGCCTTGGGGGGAAACATGCTTTTTGTAGGATGATCAAGACCCGTCTCACCCTTTGCCCATTTTTTGTGATTACAATACTACACGGTAAAGGTATATGGCTACATGAGACTCGAAAATGGTggaaaactctttaaaaatcatatgaatgcGACAACTTGATATTTACTTACGCCATACAAAGCATATGAGTCCATATTGCATTGGTTGCTGCATATAATTTGGGAAGTGGGTGGTGCTAATTGTTTACAAACTGCTTTTTACtactgggatttttttttcttctagtcGTCTGATATATTTTCTGGGTCAGGACATATACATGTTTTTATCACTGGAATCATAACTTCTGCTCTTAATGTTATGTCAATCTTGTGTCTGTGCATGCTTAGCTAGAAGCTTGGTACAGGGTGCAGCTTTTACAGAATATGCAGGCTGTGCATGTCATGTTTGTTTTGTGTTAGACTCATAGCTCTATAAGACACTGTAATTTTAATGATGATGCAATTTTAAAGATACATAATGTGATGGCAGCATTTATagataacttttcttttttaattaatattattattattattattattattaatgttcCCTGTAACGAAATTGAGCGTACATGCGATTTGGGTGGTTCTGGGGTCTTGCCTTTGGATTTTGATTCTCACTAGTCATTGTTCCAGTGTACTTCACAAGCATTTGTCAATGTGGGATCCACCTTGTGTGGACTCCAAAATGCAATAGATGCTTCTGAAGTACACTGGATCTTCAGTTACTGGTGAGGATATAAACCTCTTGTCTGCATGTTTGTCTCAAGGTCTTCTATTAGTTTCCTTTCTAGGATTATGATTTTATGATCTTATGATATTTCCTCCTTAAAACAAAACCACAgcaaaaattgattattcatTTCTTTGTCAATTGggccttttcttttataattttgggggtttttttttgtaTCATTGACAGGGTATCAACGAAAATGACATCCACAATGTTGTTCTATCATATCTTGTCCATAATTGCTTTAATGAAACCATGGAGTCATTCATTGCTTGCACTGGGATGAAGCAGCCTGATGATCATCTTGAGGGcatggagaaaagaaaaagtaattgaaattttttattttgctaggGAAAGTAGGATTGCTTTAAAGTTTCTCACTTATAGTGTTGTACAATGGGCTATTCACTGTCAGAGCACACCTCTGTAATTATTTCTTTAATGAAGCAATTATTTTACTGAATTTTCTATTAGTTGTGAGAGATGCTTCTATGATGACATGTGTTTgtatttacatatatgtatttgATGAAAGTAGTTTAGGTGGTTTCACAGTTGGTGGTTTGACTTGCATGGTGGAGCATGTGACACCCAAAACAGAATCAGTGCCTGACTTTCCTTACCCTTCTGAGTGACTGCAAATTTCTTGTTTTGGTCTTCACATGATTGAGGGTTCAGTTGTTTAGAGTGCTTCAAAGTTGGTTATATGACATGCATATGGGTGTTAGTGGATGCCAAACTGAAACAATGTCTCAGAGAGTCAGATGTTACTTACCCTTCCAAGTAGTTGTGAATATATGTTTATACTTCATGTGGCTGAATGTCTTGCTGATCAATCtgctcaaaattttatttattttggtcaaACATTTGCGGCAACACATCCTTTGGAGTAAcagtagagaaaaaaattacaatcttCCTGGTCATCAtattcctttttcttatttgttattGTAGGATAattcatcaatattttattttataatgttgTATCTATTGAATACTCGGTTGATGATGCTTCTAATTTTATGGTTTATGCTCaggaatttttaattttgccctGGATGGAAATGCACTTAAGGCCATTGAGCTGACAAATCAGCTGGCACATGACTTGCTGGAGAAGAATGAGGAATTGTATTTTGATCTATTGAGCATTCATTTTGGTGAACTTGTCCGCTCTAGAAAATGGTATGCAAAGTAGCAATGATATTTCCAAGGGAGTGAGATatgcatttcattttttaaaaaaattttgtttcctTGCCAGCTCAGAAGCTTTGGAATTTGCTCAGGCTAAGTTGACTCATTTTGGGAAAGTGCAGAAATATGTTGAAAAACTTGAGGTATGTTTCTTCCTAACGCAAAATCTCTGATGCAtttcctttatctttttttttcatcagaATGAAGAGAAATTTGTTATTGATGCAGGACTTTATGGCCCTTCTTGCATATGAAGAGCCAGATAAGTCCCCAATGTTTCATCTTCTTGGCTTGGAGTATCGGCAGAAAATTGCTGAAAGTTTGAATCGGGCAATTCTTGGTTTGTTACTTGATTTCCTATGTGCTTCTGCGTATGGTGTTTTAAGAATgcttttgagatttttgttttttctgcaTGAGATCATTTcctaatttatataatttttaattatgtgtGAGATCTGATACTTTGATTAATGCTTTGTCATGGCTAATTATTAATGCTGTCAGAACACATGAATCTGCCCAGCTACACAGCAATGGAAAGGCTGATACAACAGACAACAGTAGTTAGACAGTGCTTGAGTCAAGAGCCTGGCAAGGTAAGATGTAGTTAAGGAATTTCCATCCTGGAGGGCTGCATATTTTGGCTAATTTTCACTCGCATATTTATTAATCTTGAGTTTCatccttaatatatatatatatatatatatatgtatgtatctCTTGAGTTGCTTCCACTATAGTTTACCCTTGTTATATCTTGGAAAGAGGAAAAGTGAAATTCAATTAGTcaattatatatacacatttataTCCTACTTTACCAAGAAAAACTAGTAGTTCTCTTTTTTGTTCAGcataaatatatttcaaaagaatTAAAGCAGAATGGGTGGCGCTTGTTTTTGATGGTGAATTCCTTAAATATTTAACTCACTCGATGTTCTTAGGCATGAAGGATGAATGCCTGGAGTTATTTTACATCTATCTCAATTAAGTAGCGGCCTGACCAGCTTGATAAACAAGGAAGCCATGTACTGCCCATGAAAACATGAATGACCAGAAGTAATATTTACTCATTTTATTGTGGTTTTGTAGG
This DNA window, taken from Quercus robur chromosome 2, dhQueRobu3.1, whole genome shotgun sequence, encodes the following:
- the LOC126712331 gene encoding uncharacterized protein LOC126712331, with translation MDVDPRHYDLVGINENDIHNVVLSYLVHNCFNETMESFIACTGMKQPDDHLEGMEKRKRIFNFALDGNALKAIELTNQLAHDLLEKNEELYFDLLSIHFGELVRSRKCSEALEFAQAKLTHFGKVQKYVEKLEDFMALLAYEEPDKSPMFHLLGLEYRQKIAESLNRAILEHMNLPSYTAMERLIQQTTVVRQCLSQEPGKDTHAPFSLKDFLES